TACCATCTTCTCTAATGCATGTCATACGCAAAGACTCTAGAGAAGTTATACTTATCCACATCTTTAAAATGTCATCATCTCTAATTTTACGACTCATCTTAAGTTAATTGCCTTCTTAAGTCAAAATTAATATTAAGTTGTAATAGTAATCTCAACAACTTCTTGTGGATGGAAATGAATAACTCCTGCTGACTCCATTGAAGCATGAATATAATCACCATCAGGCCCTGCAAAACGTCTAAAGAATATTTCAGGAATCATTGGAACAAACATTACTTCAGGATTTGGCTCATAAAGAATTGGATGTTCAAGACCTTTAAATATTGAAGTTACTATATTATGGTCTTTTAAAAGCGCATCTTTTACTGTTATGTACTGTGGTTCACTATAAAGATCTACTAATAAATGTGAAAATTTATGTGGTAAGAGTAGATGATAAAACCCATCAAGTTTTTCCTTATACTTCTCAGATTCACGTTTAGCCTCTACAACCTTTTGATGCAATGCGCTCCCAGTAATTAGTGATGCAGCAGTCGTAGTACTAGCTATCTTACTCCTTCCCTTAAGTGTTGCAATCCCTTCCATCTTAATTGCTGGCTTTCCAAAAATAATTGAATGATACGCATCCTTCATAAGCCCAAGTTCCAAATTAGCCTTAACCTCATCCTCACTCATAGAACCATACATCAAATCCTTAAGTGATATTCGCTGTACTGTATCAAATACATGCATTTTATATGCCATTTCTTGAAAGAACATACTACTTCTTCCAATCTCATTACTATAATCTCCAAAACTTGCTGTAACATTATGTTCTAATACTGCCTTACGAGCAACATAATATCCTTGTCTAAGCTCACTTCTATTTATGATCTTGTAAGGCATTAACTCCTCAAGTCCATCCCTTGCAAGCTGCACAATATCTCCACTGTAAGTACCGCTTGACTCTACAAAAATACTTCTACTCAATCTTTAATCCTCCTAACCTATAATTAACCTATATCTATGCTGTAAACTTCCTACTACCACTAGAATCATATTCAGGACCAATCTGAATGTCTAATAGCACTAACCTTCCAACTCTATCACTACTAGTAGCACCTAAATCCTTGATCCTACCAACTTGAACCCCTCCCTTACCATCACTTACAAACTTGCCTTCTTTAAAAAATACGTACTGACCAATCTTAGGATCTAAATACAGCGCATCAAGAGTGATTACCACTTCTCCAAATCTCCTAATAGGAACCAATTCGCCTGGCAAGTAATTACAACTCTCATGCGATGCTATGTTTGTCTTTCTAAGAGCAAATCCACGAATAAAGTCTGATTCTTGAATACTAGATGTTGCTTTTTTAACTAAAACATCACCCATAGGGGACGATTTACTTGCTATTACCAAATCTCCAGGACCTATAGCCTCTGATCCAATATCAACTATTCCAGTCTCAGTTTGATGAAGGCCTGATTTGTGCTCAAATCCTGGTAAAAAATTCTTCTCTGTCTTAGTAAAATCAAAATTAGGCATTTACAACCTCCCTAGTAACAAGTCGATCCTTATGTCTTTGTGCTTTAGTATTATTTATAATCTGACCAACATACCTATTACGAGCATTAACCATTTGCTTGTAAGCTGTAAGTTCTTGTACAAGCAAACTTATATTATCAATCTGTGAATCAAGATCACCCGATTCATCAACCTTAAATTTGATGCTATATTTCTTTTTCATAGCATCTAAGAATGCCAATTTTGCATCCTTAATGCTACCAGCATTAGAAAATGGGGGAGTAATTTCATACTGCTCGCAAGCTTTCTCTAGATGTGCTAAAAGCTTAGAATCTTTAAATGCATCAACTTCGGCTTGCTTTTCAGCTTGTTTCCTAGCTTTAATAAAATTGCTCTCAGCTTCTGCCAATCTTCTCTCAAAATCTTCCCTTGAGATCATATCTGGCAGTCTCTTAGAATCTGCAATCAATTTCTCATACTCATCAGCAGAAATTGTTACAATGTCTTTAGCATCCTTACTACTAACATTACTAGCATCAGAAGATGAGCTACTTGATACTGATGCTTCATCCAGTAATTGTTCTCCTTTCATATTTACCTCCTTTAAAAAATTAAAAAAATTATTAATTATGTTTTTACCTAATCACCTTAACACTCCTTTTAAACTTGCAAAAACTCCTCAAGTTCAGATTGAATTTTTAAACTTAAATCTAAATCTCCCATTTCTTTAGCCTTGCTTAAAAGCTCTGTATATAAGGCTAGAGTACGTGCGTGCTTCTCATCAATTTCTGCTTGCTCCTTTTGACTAATAGGTTTAACAGCCTTAAACTGCCAATTAGACTCAAGCCCAAATTTTTCTAGTACTGAGTTTATAAATGGGGCTACCATAAGCCTACAGATTTGCTCAATATTAAGGTAAAATATGTCATAATTCCCAACACTGCCCTCCCCAGAAGGAGATATGGGATAGAGCACTTCTTTAGGAATCCCAGAATGAAGTGTTATATCAGATACAATAATATCAAAAGCATCTCTTATAGGGCTTACAGAGCGTGTAATATTTGCAATATCATCCTCTCTTCCAAGTATCATCATCTTATGATTACTGTCTAGTACCCCTTCTATATTTTTCTTAAGCTCTGCTAAATCATAAGCAGTCATATCTTTTACTGATGGAAGGGTTGCTGACTTTAAAAAAGTAAAATTATTAACCTTTAAAAACCCTACAGTCTCATCAAGTAAAGTATTCATAATCCTACTACTCTTCTCTAATGCCCCAAAATTTAAAAATGACGATTGCATTTTTATAATACGAGTTGGATGAATATTTTCAAAAGAATAATCATCACCATTACACACTTGCCCAAAATTAAAACAAAGACAAGGAAATCCACACTTAAGGGGTGTACGTGGATCTTCTGAATCGGGGACTACTATGTAAAATGCGCTCACTCCAGTAAGAATTGCTTTGTAGACCATATTCTTAATAACCCCTCTAAAATTATTATCAAATAGCTTAGAAAGACCATCACCCGTTTTATGCTCAATATCTCTTGATGCTGCAAATCCTGCGTATATCTCTGCTATTTGATGAGCAAGTCTTAAAGGGTCGCCAGTTAATGAATTGCTTGCTGGCATTAAGGGTGACTTTAGACTAGCATTCTCACTTTTTCTTAAAAATTTAAATTTAAACAAATACTGCCCTCCTTACATTAAAATTGATACTGCATTAAGAAATGCTGGAATGTACTCTAAATCCCTTTGCATAACAAGATTTGTAGCAGCACCACTATCCCTACCTAAAGATTCATCATAATAATACTCAGTCTGGCTAAACTCTAAAATTACATCCTCAGTCTCTTCTCTTTTAACCACATTAAGATTATTAGGTATAAGATAATCTGAGAGCACATAAAGATTACGATTTCTTGCAATTAAAGACCCCCTACCAAACTTAGAAAAAACAAATCTTAACTCTTCTCTAGCATAAGGCAAAACAAAAGTCCCTCTAAAACGTGCACACTCACTAGCATAATCTTCTCTTGAGAGTAACACTTTACTACTAGCATTAGTTACAACTGTTACTGGAAGGTAAGCAATTCTTCCAACAAGAACTTCTAGAAAGCAAACCCTATTTCCCTTAATGTGAACTCCAGTATAAAAACTGCCCTGCAACCCTGAAATAAAACTCTCATCACAAACATTAAAATCTTTTATAAACCGTGCTGTACCAAACTCAAATTCTTCTCCTAAGACCTCAATTCGAAATCCAATATCATTACCATGATACGCAAGTCTTTGTCTCTCTAGCCATAAATCAATATCTCCTCCATTTAAGAAAGGATTATCTTTATAAGTACTCTTAATAACACACACCGCAGGATTATCTTCATTTGCAACATACCGTTTGTAAAGCCAATGCGAACTAGGCACTGGATTGCTTGACATGTAAATCCTACCACCACGCTCTCTCATTGTAGGAACAAGCATTTCAATATCAGATTCAGTAAATTGATTAGCCTCCTCAAGCCATAAATCTTTAAAATGTGCATAGGATTTAAGATCCGTCGTATCATGTCCACCCTCAAATACAAATGCTCGCTTGCGCCCATATATTAAATTTTTTGTCTCTATCTTAGCCTTACTCACATTAAATTCACGCCTTAAGTTATACCTACTGAGTAACTCTAAAATTTCTTTATGAATTGACTGAATTGTTTTATTTTTCTTCTTTCTAACTGCTAAAGTATCACCACCTTCTGGTGTAAACTTTCTCTCAAGATTTACTGTTGCAATATCATAAGTCTTCCCAGTACCACGACTTGAGTAATAAACAAAAATCTCAGCATTAGGTTTATTTTGGTATGCTTCAAAGTAAACTGGCAGTCTTTTAAATCTCAAATTATTCACTCACACTCTTATTTATAAAACTCTTAATCTCATCATCACTATAAGCGCAACTACCAAAAACTTTACTATCCTTACTACTTAAAGGTAATTTTTCTTTATTAATGATGTCTAAAACCAAATCCTCAACTTCAGATATTCCAAGCACTGCAAAAAACATTCTATATGCATGCAAACTTGTTGCTAAAACATTACTATTTGAAAATTCAAACATACGAGCAACAAATGCCTTAAGTAATGCCTCGCGAGCACTAGAAGAATTATCCAAAGACAAAAAATGTGCCTCAACTGATTCTTTTAATATTCTCTTATAATCAAATTCATCACTACTCAAACCAAAACTCCTTTTAATTTGCATTAAAGATCATATCTGTAAAACGAAAGATAAGCTAAATTCTTAGGTCTAGTCTCACTACCAGCGTTTTCAGTTGCCTTTGGAAAATGGTACTTAGCAACATAAGAACCAAGCACTATGCCATATACCAAAGCATAAGACCCATCTTTCCAATACCAACTATCCTCACGTTTTGACCCATAAGCCCTCTTAAATAATCTATAACGCTCATCATAATCTATGCCCTTATACTTAATAAGGTGTTTATGCTTCTTTAATGAAGAAGACTGAATATGACCAATAGTACGAACAGAGTCATTTAAACCTTTTGCATCATAATGCCTTAAGAACCCACCTAAAAGATATGGCGCATAAGTCATACCTAAGACTTTAGTTGCATAGCAATTTTGTGGTAACAGCCTACCATCTGGAATACAAAATTTATTTGTATTAGTAAATGCTTCAATAAGCTTAGATCCATTAAGTTTTCTCCCTTCAACTGGGAATTTAGCAGTTAGCATGCCAACTGGAACCTTTTCTATAAAAAAATTAATCATATGTTCTAAAACAGCATCCAAATTATCATCTAAAATTGCTTGCATACTATTATTAATGGGATAGTACTTTCTATTTGCAATACTCTTACCATCACAAACTGCAAACACACCTTTATCTTTTAGTAAAATAGGCTCTCCAACTACTCCTTCATAACCTTTAGCATCAAGATAATCACCAACTCCAAATTGTATGCGAACATTACTATTTGCAATTCGTGATTTTAAATCCTTATAATCCTTGTTACTAATGCTCATAACAAACTACCAATCATATCTGTAAAACGAAAGACAAGCTACATTTATAGGTCTAGTTTCACGATCACCATAATATTCTGTAGAATCTGGGAAGTTGTACTTTGAAACATAAGGACCAAGAACCATATCATGTACAAACGCATAATTACCACTAGCCCAATCACCAGACTTGTAAAGCTCACGAAAACTTGAAATCAGACGTCCCTCAAAATTCATAGAATTTCTATTTAAGGAATGAGAATGGCTTGCAAATGAATCATATTGAACATGACCAATAGTACGAATAGTGTCATATACACCTCTTGAGTCATAATGCCTTAAGAACTTACCTTCAAGATTTGGTGCATAAGAAATTCCAAACTTTGTTTTTACAAAACATCCTTCTGGAAGTTTTCTGCCATCTGGTAAGCAAAACTTTCCCGTCCCTTCAAATGCTTCAATTAATTTAAACCTAGTAAGCTTGAGGTTTTCTTGTACAAACTCTGCTGTTAAAAACCCTGGATAAGTATTCTCCATACAGTTTTCAATTAAATTTTTTACATAAGAATCTAGAGTATCATCATCTAAGACTGGTAATAGTCCTTTATTTATTGGATAATACTTTCGATTTTGGCTACTCTTACCATCACAAATAGCAAAAAGCTCCTTATCTTCTACTACAATAGGCTCTCCAAGCTTACCAACATAAGTCTTTGCTTGCTCTATATCCCCAACGCTAAATTGTATTTTTACATTATCAGCTTGTAATCGTCTTTTTATCTCTTCAAAATCCTCATCACTTATAGCCAAATTATGCTACCTCCTCTTTATTCCTCAAATTACCCTCATAAACATTTGCATCAATAACTTGAGTATCAACATCTAATTTTTTTGTAAATGAAATACCAATCTCGTTTTTTAAGAAAAAATCACGCATAAATAAACTTAAAGAATCAATCTTAAGACCCACCTTATTTTCTGCAAAACCATTACCCTCAAGCCTTGCACTTACAACCTCATCAAGTTGCAATGCAACACCCAAATTTTTTATAAACTCAACTCCAGTAGCTTTAAAGCTTGAAAATTTGCTAAAGTGTAAGCCTTCGCGATTTCCCTTAACAATCCCACCGCGCATTATTGCATTAACTCCATTTGCAACTGATGCTTTTTTATTGGAATGCACTTCAACCCCAATAAGAGTCATATCACGAACATCATGAATAGCAAATCCACAATTTGTTGACTTAAAAGTAACATTCTCAAGAAGTATCTTTAAAACCCCACTTGTTTTTAAAGCCACCCCTTGATTGCAAATAAATGTAATGTCTTTAAGATATAAAAAATTTGCACTTGATGCATAAATAGAAGACCGCTCATGCTCCTTTATTCTATAGCTTGAACATAATCTTAAAGTAGCATAACTAGCAAACTTTTTATCCTCTAAATAAAAGTCTTTATTATCATTAAGATTGCCACCCCTTATCCACAATTCACTCATAGGGGTTTGACATATAGTTAGACCTGATACCTTAAATGAATGAGTTGCTGTGAATATATTTTTTGCAAAACCACCAGTTCTAATAACAACACCATCATAACCCCTAATCCCTAAATTAGATATGTCAACTGAGGAGTACATATAAAAGTCACCAGGAAGCAACCTTATTTTGCTTGTTCCAACACGTTTTGCTAAAAATAAAGCCATTTGCATTGTAATTTCATCTTGAAAGCCCATAGCAACAATATGCGGGATTAGAGAAGAATCAGAGCTTGCTTCTATATAATTAAAAGGAGCAACTATAACCTCAGGAATAGATTCTAGACTATCTTTAGAACCTATATGTGTAGAAGTTGTAAGGTAATCATAATGAGTATAATCTCCCCATGTAATCCCCTCATACTCATAAAGCCTAGTATGCATATCAAATCCTGAAATCTTTTTTGAAAGAATCAAGAAAAAATGATCCACTCCAAAGTCTTCAAGTTTAAGATGTACAAAATCAGTAAGCTCTAATTCTTGCTTTGATCTAAAATTAATGATTGTATGTCCTTTGATTCTTAAATTAGTTAAGAAATTAAAAAGCCTGAAAGCTGACTGAGAATCAAAAATAAATCTAGTTGAATATTCAAATCGTTTACTGTAAAAATCATCTGCATTATCAGTCTGCAATACATTACGAGCA
The sequence above is a segment of the Borrelia coriaceae genome. Coding sequences within it:
- a CDS encoding phage cement protein codes for the protein MPNFDFTKTEKNFLPGFEHKSGLHQTETGIVDIGSEAIGPGDLVIASKSSPMGDVLVKKATSSIQESDFIRGFALRKTNIASHESCNYLPGELVPIRRFGEVVITLDALYLDPKIGQYVFFKEGKFVSDGKGGVQVGRIKDLGATSSDRVGRLVLLDIQIGPEYDSSGSRKFTA
- a CDS encoding anti-CBASS protein Acb1 family protein — translated: MFKFKFLRKSENASLKSPLMPASNSLTGDPLRLAHQIAEIYAGFAASRDIEHKTGDGLSKLFDNNFRGVIKNMVYKAILTGVSAFYIVVPDSEDPRTPLKCGFPCLCFNFGQVCNGDDYSFENIHPTRIIKMQSSFLNFGALEKSSRIMNTLLDETVGFLKVNNFTFLKSATLPSVKDMTAYDLAELKKNIEGVLDSNHKMMILGREDDIANITRSVSPIRDAFDIIVSDITLHSGIPKEVLYPISPSGEGSVGNYDIFYLNIEQICRLMVAPFINSVLEKFGLESNWQFKAVKPISQKEQAEIDEKHARTLALYTELLSKAKEMGDLDLSLKIQSELEEFLQV
- a CDS encoding PBSX family phage terminase large subunit, with amino-acid sequence MNNLRFKRLPVYFEAYQNKPNAEIFVYYSSRGTGKTYDIATVNLERKFTPEGGDTLAVRKKKNKTIQSIHKEILELLSRYNLRREFNVSKAKIETKNLIYGRKRAFVFEGGHDTTDLKSYAHFKDLWLEEANQFTESDIEMLVPTMRERGGRIYMSSNPVPSSHWLYKRYVANEDNPAVCVIKSTYKDNPFLNGGDIDLWLERQRLAYHGNDIGFRIEVLGEEFEFGTARFIKDFNVCDESFISGLQGSFYTGVHIKGNRVCFLEVLVGRIAYLPVTVVTNASSKVLLSREDYASECARFRGTFVLPYAREELRFVFSKFGRGSLIARNRNLYVLSDYLIPNNLNVVKREETEDVILEFSQTEYYYDESLGRDSGAATNLVMQRDLEYIPAFLNAVSILM